From Ammospiza caudacuta isolate bAmmCau1 chromosome 23, bAmmCau1.pri, whole genome shotgun sequence, one genomic window encodes:
- the LOC131567519 gene encoding uncharacterized protein LOC131567519 encodes MDFFVAPADEEDEGEVEGLSQQDKVDEAEEEMKAGAAVGALGAEEEQAGTEGAPCAGLTLQEGNILSLMELSSEAGSGPEPPADTLGALVGMGLSLCAVQVAGPEPMQGTDRAGAAGPSPQAAQRAELSYLVEAMSLLTLQSPSEVIAKGVAELYCSSAESWQPLCPQWGSLEAPSQPLELLKEDMQGPVPPAQAVGSCAGQGEILQQPQDDGALYELGQEGVQGPVPPAQVVGSCARLTGLGEILQQPQDDGALCELGQEDVQGPVPPAQAVGSCAGLGEILQQPQDDGALCELGQEGSRGCTPGAKVELQDGIMQPAVQLPEEPAAFVPVQQEAELPLVPPSLPRVLGSSGEMEAEKVEV; translated from the coding sequence ATGGACTTCTTTGTGGCCCCTGctgatgaggaggatgagggagAAGTTGAAGGTTTGAGTCAGCAGGATAAAGTGGATGAGGCAGAAGAGGAGATGaaggctggtgctgctgtgggagctctgggggctgaggaggagcaggctggcactgagggagccccctgtgctgggctaaCCCTGCAGGAGGGGAATATCCTCAGCCTCATGGAGCTCTCCAGTGAAGCTGGATCTGGGCCAGAACCTCCTGCAGACACCCTGGGGGCTCTGGTGGGCATgggcctgtccctgtgtgctgtgcaggtggcagggcctgagcccatgcagggcacagacagggctggagctgctgggccaAGCcctcaggctgcccagagggCTGAGCTCAGCTACCTGGTAGAGGCCATGTCCCTGctgaccctgcagagcccctcagaGGTCATTGCAAAGGGGGTGGCTGAGCTCTACTGCTCCTCTGCTGAGTcctggcagcccctgtgcccGCAGTGGGGATCTCTGGAGGCACCAAGCCAGCCACTGGAGCTCCTGAAGGAGGACATGCAGGGCCCTGTGCCACCTGCCCAGGCCgtggggagctgtgcagggcagggtgagatcttgcagcagccccaggatgATGGAGCCCTGTatgagctggggcaggagggtgtGCAGGGCCCTGTGCCACCTGCCCAGGTCGTGGGGAGCTGTGCAAGGCTCACAGGGCTGGGTGAGATcttgcagcagccccaggatgATGGagccctgtgtgagctggggcaggaggacGTGCAGGGCCCTGTGCCACCTGCccaggctgtggggagctgtgCAGGCCTGGGTGAGATcttgcagcagccccaggatgATGGagccctgtgtgagctggggcaggaggggagcaggggctgcacccCAGGAGCCAAGGTagagctgcaggatgggatCATGCAGCCAGCAGTGCAGCTTCCAGAAGAACCAGCAGCTTTTGTTCCTGTACAGCAAGAAGCTGAGCTCCCTCTCGTGCCCCCCTCACTGCCTCGAGTGCTTGGGAGCAGTGGGGAAATGGAGGCTGAAAAAGTTGAAGTTTGA